One stretch of Malus domestica chromosome 14, GDT2T_hap1 DNA includes these proteins:
- the LOC139191193 gene encoding secreted RxLR effector protein 161-like, which translates to MGLKTPEEIRQMSVIPYASAIGSLMYAMICTRPDIAYAVSITSRYQSNPGSKHWAAIKTVLKYLRRTKDMFLIYGGAVELRVEACTDADFQSDVDDRSSNSGYVLTLNGGAVSWKSKKQYVIANSTMEAEYVATAEAGKEAF; encoded by the coding sequence atgggacttaagactcctgaagagatacggcagatGAGtgttattccttatgcttccgccataggaagtctcatgtatgccatgatatgcacaaggcctgatatcgcatatgctgtgagcattactagtcgatatcaatctaacccaggatctaAACACTGGGCAGCtatcaagacggtccttaagtacttgagaagaactaaggacatgttccttaTTTATGGAGGAGCGGTAGAGTTGAGAGTGGAAGCCtgtacagacgcagatttccaatctgacgtcgatgatagaagttctaactccggatatgtattgaCTCTAAATGGTGGAGCTGTTAGctggaaaagcaaaaaacaataTGTAATTGCTAATTCCACGATGGAGGCAGAATATGTCGctacagctgaagccggcaaagaagcatTCTAG